The DNA segment CGAGACTTCTCCAGAGACGGCTACATCACCATCGCCTACGCTGTTACTGCGACGTCAAGAGGATTACCTGGTGGGAGTATACACGAGACGGATACCCGGGTACGAGGCTGAAGAAGCCGCTGTTAAAGAATCTACCAAGACATAGTAGGTCCGTCGGTCGTGTCGGATATCCTTCCTTTCTGAGGAGTATAGGGGAATTCTGAGTAGTCCCGGGCGGATTCGAACCGCCGTCAATGGCTGTCTTCCACGATGGAACGAACCAGTCGTGTCCAAAGGCCATTATGATTGGCCACTACACCACGGGACTGCGCACGTCTTCGCCGTGCTTGTCCCGTGTACCTCGTGATTCCTTCAGAATCACTCAGCACCACGGGACTGTGCATGGGGATCTACTGGAGGCGATCACTTCAACGCTTCGAGCGCTACTCCGCGGAGTGTTCGGCCTCGGGCTCGATCGCGGCGACCTCGAGGTAGCCACAGGCGTCGGTGTCGGCGTCGAAACAGTCGGGACACTCGGGTTCGCGGTCGATGATCGTGTCGAGGCGCTCGGCGACGGTGTCGTCGATCACGCTCTCGAGTTCGCGAGCCTCCGCGCGGAACTCCTCGACCTCGAGGACGTTCGTGAGGAAGCGCTCGATGATGCAGTAGGTCTGGAGCGCGCTGCGTGCGCGGGCGATCCCCTCGTCGGTGAGCGAGGCGCCCTTGTACTTCTCGTGTTCGACCAGCCCGCGCTCCTCGAGCTTGCCGATCATCTCGTTGACGCTCGCGGGGCTCACCTCGAGACGATCGGCGAGCGCGCCGGTGGCCGCCGGCTCGTTCTCGACGCGCTGGACGACGTAGATCGCCTTGAGGTACTGATCGGCCGTGTTCACGGCGACCACCTCGCGGGGTCGCCGTGAGCCGGACGAACCGTTGGTTCGTCGTCGTTCACGTGAACCACCTCGTGGTGAGCGTGAACTCGATGGAGTGATCTCTACCGTCGTTCACGGCGACCACCCCGGCCGATCGTCGCGTGTGCGTTCGGGAAGCCGTCCCCCGTTGTGTTCGTCTCATGCTCGTGTCTCCATGATCTCGGTCACCTCGCGGACGCCCTCCTCCTCCTCGTCGCGGATCTCCCGTAGCGTCTCGAGCAGCCGCTCGCGGTCGACGCCGAACCGCACGTCGCTCCCTTCGATCGCCCCGATCAGGTCGTCGTAGAACTTGTAGGCGGTCTCCTCGCTGTGGAGCTGGTCGTAGAGGATGCCGTCGAAGTCGTCGGGTTTGGTCTGTCCGTACTGGCCGTCGACGAGCGTCTCGATCTCCTCGAACGCGATGCTCTCGGCCTGGAGGTCGTCGATC comes from the Halalkalicoccus sp. CG83 genome and includes:
- a CDS encoding metal-dependent transcriptional regulator; translation: MNTADQYLKAIYVVQRVENEPAATGALADRLEVSPASVNEMIGKLEERGLVEHEKYKGASLTDEGIARARSALQTYCIIERFLTNVLEVEEFRAEARELESVIDDTVAERLDTIIDREPECPDCFDADTDACGYLEVAAIEPEAEHSAE
- a CDS encoding ferritin-like domain-containing protein, translated to MSLASQVGSDRQLARLLQIGIVLEEVVEARAYHHHRELSEDEPQRLDEEIEELLEHAAEESAEHRARLEALIDDLQAESIAFEEIETLVDGQYGQTKPDDFDGILYDQLHSEETAYKFYDDLIGAIEGSDVRFGVDRERLLETLREIRDEEEEGVREVTEIMETRA